A genomic region of Lentisphaerota bacterium contains the following coding sequences:
- the mqnC gene encoding dehypoxanthine futalosine cyclase, with protein sequence MDERVYEKALAGERLTPAEGLALFAWDLSDLGRLAQAARQRHNPGRIVTFVVDLNLNLTNVCAHECAFCAFWRKEGSPDAYLLSDQEIANAVAAAVSAGASQVMIQGGVHPGLSISDYERILRMLRLAHPQLALHVLSPTEIAGLARADTLTIRDTLTRLRAAGMDSLPGGGAEILVDRVRNRVSPRKISACGWLDVMETAHQMGMRSTATMMFGCIETHAERIDHLDKIRALQDRTGGFRAFIPWTFLPANTRLAEVPRAGGLDYLQTLAISRIYLDNIQHIATGWLTEGIEVAQLGLFLGADDFGGTLSREEVIRSAGGGADASRQEIERAIRLAGFFPARRNTGYEIITDG encoded by the coding sequence ATGGATGAGCGCGTCTATGAGAAGGCGCTGGCCGGCGAACGACTCACGCCCGCCGAGGGGCTGGCACTCTTCGCCTGGGATCTTTCGGATTTGGGGCGGCTCGCCCAAGCCGCCCGACAACGCCACAATCCGGGCCGAATCGTCACGTTTGTGGTCGATCTGAATCTTAACCTGACCAATGTCTGCGCGCATGAATGCGCCTTCTGCGCATTCTGGCGGAAGGAGGGCAGCCCCGACGCCTATCTGCTGTCTGATCAGGAAATTGCAAACGCCGTCGCTGCGGCAGTCTCTGCGGGCGCGTCGCAGGTGATGATCCAGGGCGGCGTCCACCCGGGCCTGAGCATCTCCGATTATGAGCGTATCTTGCGGATGCTGCGGCTGGCGCATCCGCAGCTTGCGCTCCACGTGCTCTCGCCAACCGAGATCGCCGGTCTCGCGCGCGCCGACACGCTCACCATCCGAGACACGCTGACGCGCCTGCGGGCGGCGGGAATGGATTCGTTGCCGGGCGGCGGCGCCGAAATACTCGTGGACCGCGTGCGCAACCGGGTCAGCCCCCGCAAGATCTCTGCCTGCGGCTGGCTCGATGTCATGGAAACAGCCCATCAGATGGGCATGCGATCAACCGCAACCATGATGTTTGGCTGCATTGAAACACACGCGGAACGCATCGACCACCTCGACAAAATCCGCGCCCTTCAGGATCGCACCGGCGGGTTCCGGGCCTTCATTCCGTGGACGTTTTTGCCGGCCAACACCCGGCTCGCAGAGGTGCCGCGCGCCGGAGGCCTGGATTATCTCCAGACCCTGGCGATCTCCCGCATTTACCTCGACAATATCCAGCACATCGCCACGGGCTGGCTTACCGAAGGAATCGAGGTTGCGCAGCTTGGCTTGTTCCTGGGAGCCGACGATTTTGGCGGGACGCTGTCACGCGAGGAGGTGATTCGCTCGGCTGGCGGCGGCGCCGATGCCTCCCGGCAGGAAATTGAACGCGCCATCCGTCTCGCCGGATTTTTCCCAGCGAGACGGAACACCGGCTACGAAATCATCACGGACGGCTGA